The nucleotide window CGTTTCGATGGCGGCACCTTCGTGGTGCGTATCGAGGAACGTGACGGCAGAGTTGGTTGTGCCGAGATCGATGCCGACGAGGTAACGGCTGGGGAGTTCTTCTTCGAGGCCAGTTGGCGCGGCGGAAGTTGCTTGGACGATGGACATGTTGTTGGGGCGATCTTGAGCAGCCCCTCAACCTAACCCTCTCCCCTCAGGGGCGAGGGGACCAGATAAGGGAGAGATGCGGCGAGTTTGGTCGTACATTATTTTCGTAGGGTGCGTCTTGATGCATCAAGCCCTGGCAAAACGTAGAACTACGTACCAAAGCGTGGTAACGCAAAATATCGTGCGCTGCTGAGTTGCGGCTTATCGAGGTGCTTGCGTTGCCACGCGGTCGATTCAGGTTTGCCGGTTGGGCAGGTTCTGGTGCGTCAAGACGCACCCTACATGCGGTTTGATCTTACAGGTGGTTAATCTTCTTCGCGGACGTTGAATTCTAGCTTCCAGCGGCCGTTGGTCTTGGAGCTGACGCACCATAATTCGAGCATCCCCAGCTCCGTGACTTTGCTATGGAAGGTCACCGGCACGTAGGGCTCGTTGATCTTATCGTCGCGCGGGAGGTTGGCTTCCAGGCTGTCGGTTTCGCTGACTTCGGCTTCGTCCCAGCGCTGGAGCATTTGACCAGGCTTGTCGTCTTTGCGGCTAGGAGACGAGAAGAAGCGGAACTTGGTGGTTTCGCCCACCACCAGGCCGACTTCGGCGCTGGGGACGTCGGTCTCGGTCCCTTCTTCCATGCCAATCGGCACGACGTTCAACAGGTGCAGCGGACGGGGGGCGCCAGGGATGGCCAGGCCAGAGGTTTGGATGCCGACGTAATAGGCTTGGGCCGTTCCGCCCCGAATGCGAATGCCCCCCTTCTCTTTCGCCCAACCATAGAACGCCGCCCCGCGAGCCACGGCGTAGTCGAGGTCGTGCGGACCTTCCAAACGCTGCGGAGGTTGTTCGGGTTGCCACGCGGCGAGTGTTTCCATCAAGCGCGTCTGGAACGATTCGCTTTTGAAGACGCCACCGTTGAACAGTACATGGGTGGGGTTGATCGGGCTGCCCGCTTTTTCGGCATGCACGGCCAGAAATTCGGCCAGATGCCGCGTGACGGCTGGGTCGGACTCGAACGGAAGCCCCAGTTCCTGAAAGCCAGAAACGAACCCACGCTGCGGTTTTTCGCTGCCGGCACACTGTGGGAAGAAACCTTCCAGCAGCATCGCTTGGATCGGCTCGCGTTCGACATCGACTGACACCGTCTTGGCGATGAGCTTGCTGCCACGTCCCAAGATGCTGACAGGGTGCTTCTCGGGACCTTCTTCGCGGAGCAGGTCTTCTTTGGCGGCGCGGCACGAATGCCACAGCGAGACCGATTGCCAAGGATCGAGCGTGACGTTCTTTTCCTTGAACAACTCCGCCACATGGAAGGCGACGGCCAAGTCCATGTTGTCGCCGCCCACGAGCAGATGATTGCCGACCGCCATCCGCTTGAGGATCAACTCCCCCTGCTCTTCTTCGACGGTGATCAGTGTGAGGTCGGTCGTACCACCACCCACGTCGCAAACCAGGAGCTTGTCGCCAACCTTTAAAGCCTTGCGCCAATTATCGCCCATGTGGCCGAGCCACGAGTAAACGGCGGCTTGCGGTTCTTCCAGCAGGGTGAAGTCAGCCGGTAGGCCAGCACCGACGGCGGCTTCGCGGGTCAGTTCTCGGGCACTGGCATCGAACGACGCCGGTACGGTCAGCACCACGGCTTGGTCGGCCAGCGGATGTTCGGGATGGGCGTTGTTCCAGGCGGCGGCCAGGTGTTGTAAGTAGCGGCGGGAAGCTTCCACGGGAGAAACCTTGCCGACTTCTTCGGGGGCATTCCAAGGCAAGATGTTGCCTTGCCGGTCTGCTTTGTGATGCGAAAGCCAACTCTTGGCCCCGCCAACCGTGCGATCGGGGGTATCCGCCGACTGACGCCGGGCCCATTCGCCGATTGCGTAGTTTTGATCCGCCCCCCAAGGAAGTTCCAGCTTGTCTCCGGCCTGGTCGGACTCGGTGGCCAAGTACAGGAACGAAGGGAGCGACTTGCGGCTTTCAATGGTGCTGGGGGCAACCAACTGCGGAATCTCGACCAGGTCGACCACCGGGGCTTCCGCTTCCAGATCGGCCACGGCGATCACGCTGTTGGTTGTGCCTAGGTCGATGCCAACGACATATTTCGCGCTCATCGACTATACCTCCACTTCGGCAGGGTTCAGCACTTGGGCCTGGGTCAAGGTACCGTTGAACTTGGGAACATCGCATTTGGTGGCTTTCCAGCCGCGATGCACCAGCGTGCCACCGGCAGGCTTCTCGTTTTGTACGTTGCCAACCAGGCGAATCTCGACGGCATCGATGTTGGCAGGCAATTCAATGCGGTTGCCTTCTTCTTCGTCACGTACCGGCTGGATGGCGAACAACCGGTTGAGCGTCGCTTTGGTATCGCGCTGCACGTCGCGGACGGCGGCGCCGATTTGGGCGTCTTCGTACTCCGAAAGGTCTTCCTGGAACAGGTCCAAGAAGCGGGCCTCACGCTGCAAAGTTGCTAGCAGCACCAACGCATCAATCCCTTGCGGAGCAGCTGGCTTCGGTTTGGGTGGGGGCGGAGGTGGCGTGGCTTGCTTGCTTTCCTCTTTCGGAGGAGCCGGCAACGACAACGTTTCCGCCCGCTTGGCTACATCAGAATTAAATAGAATTTGAAAAAACAGCTTGAAAGCTAACCCGATACGGCCCATTCACTTCACACTTGGTTGAAATAACATCTACCCTGGCGGCAATGCTCACCGGAACATGAACATCGCACCTGATCGACGATGATTGATTGTTAAATTCACACCCGCCTGGGTGTCTTAGATGTTCCAACGTATCGGTAAGCGGTGAGGCTTGCAATTGGCCCAAGCGGGGTGGCGAGAATGCCGCTGCTAAAAAGGCTTACGGGGGCAATGTTTCATGCTAGAAAATACGGTGAACCGAATCGCCATTAGATGTTTCCTGACTGGGGAGCCGTTGATAGTATATGACTCCGCGCAGGCCGTTTGTTGTCTGCTTCGCTTCGAGAAAATTGATTCAGGCAACCCTTCATCATGGCCACCGACGCCGCCTCGCTTGAGGCAGCTTCTGTCCGTCGCGACCCGATCGTTCAAGCGACACCGTTTTTCTATGGCTGGGTGATGCTGGGCGTGGCGATGTTCACGCAGTATTGCACCAGCCCTGGCCAGACCTACGGTGTGGCCCTGTTCAACAAATACATTGCCACCACGCTGGCCACTGCCACGTTTCAACAAGCCCATCCGGGCCAAGCAGTGGTCCTTTCCAAAGAACTGATCGATGCCGAGATGGTGACGGTCACCACCGCCTATCTGTTGGGGACAATCTTGGCGGCGTTTCCGGTCCCCTGGATTGGGGCTCTTGCCGACCGGTGGGGCTTGCGTCGGACAATCACCGTGACGGTGGCTTTGTTCGGGATGGCCTGCATGTTCATGTCGCAGGTTCAAGGGTTTTACACGCTGTTTATTGGTTTCCTGGCGATCCGGACCTTGGGGCAAGGTTCGCTCACACTCTTGGCGACCAACACGGCCGATATGTGGTTTCAGCGAAAGCTGGGCTTTGCCAACGGCATTCGAAACTTGTCGGCGCCCATCGCATTCGGCACCTTTCCGATCATCACGATTTTTTTGATCAACGAACTGGGGTGGAAGCAAGCTTATGTTGCCCTGGGGGTAGGCGTGTGGCTGATCATGTTTCCGATTCTGATCTTCATTTATCGCAATCACCCGGAAGAGATCGGCCAGCTGCCGGACGGCGACAAGCGGGGCGTGCGCGAAGATGGCCAGCCGCACGATCCCGGTAAGTTGTTTTTGTTGCCGCAATTGAGCCTGGGAGATGCCCTGCAAACCCGTTCGTTTTGGATCGTGCTTTCGTTCATGACGATGTGGGGAATGATTGGCACGGCGTTGATGTTTATGGTGGTGCCGTTCATTGAACTGCGCGGTTTGACGGAAGAAGACGCCCAGGTAGTCTTTTTATCGATGGCGGTCAGCATGGCCCTGTGCCAGTTTTTCGGTGGAATTCTGGCTGACCGTTTCAAGTTGAATTACTTGCTGGCGATCGGCTCGACCATGCTGGGCGTGGGCGTGCTGACATACTGGTCGATCAACTCGGTGTGGATGGCAGGCGTATACGGGGTCATGTTTGGCATGGCTCAAGGGATCTCGGGGGCGGGGTCGAACTCGCTGCTGGCGCGTTATTACGGTCGGGCTCACCTGGGGAAGATTAAAGGCTTCCAGATGATGACCATCGTGGCGGGTAGCGCAGCAGGGCCCTATTTGATGAGTGTCGGGAAAGAATATTGGGGCAACTACGACCGAGTGCTGTGGTTGTTTGCTACCATGTTCTTCGTTCAGGCCGTGGCATGCTTCTTTGCGACGCCGCCAGCCGAACGCAAAGACATCGCCTCACCTCATACGCACCCGAACCTTCCCAACGCAAACCATGGCACGGATCCATTTACGGGGGCTCCCTCCGGGGACCAACCGCAACCAGTTGTTCAAGCTGCTGATTGAGCAAGCAGATGTTCCCGGCAAAGAAATCGGCGCGATCGATCTAATCCGCCGCCAGGCTTCTGTCGAAATCGACGAAGATCGAGCCCGCCGCGCGGTGAAGACCTTGCGCGAGACGTTGCCGGAAGTCGACGCGTTCTACGAGCCTGATAAAATCGAGTGGCCCCCTCTGTTTGAGAAGTTTCGCCGCTGGATGCAGGTCGAAGCGAA belongs to Bremerella cremea and includes:
- a CDS encoding Hsp70 family protein gives rise to the protein MSAKYVVGIDLGTTNSVIAVADLEAEAPVVDLVEIPQLVAPSTIESRKSLPSFLYLATESDQAGDKLELPWGADQNYAIGEWARRQSADTPDRTVGGAKSWLSHHKADRQGNILPWNAPEEVGKVSPVEASRRYLQHLAAAWNNAHPEHPLADQAVVLTVPASFDASARELTREAAVGAGLPADFTLLEEPQAAVYSWLGHMGDNWRKALKVGDKLLVCDVGGGTTDLTLITVEEEQGELILKRMAVGNHLLVGGDNMDLAVAFHVAELFKEKNVTLDPWQSVSLWHSCRAAKEDLLREEGPEKHPVSILGRGSKLIAKTVSVDVEREPIQAMLLEGFFPQCAGSEKPQRGFVSGFQELGLPFESDPAVTRHLAEFLAVHAEKAGSPINPTHVLFNGGVFKSESFQTRLMETLAAWQPEQPPQRLEGPHDLDYAVARGAAFYGWAKEKGGIRIRGGTAQAYYVGIQTSGLAIPGAPRPLHLLNVVPIGMEEGTETDVPSAEVGLVVGETTKFRFFSSPSRKDDKPGQMLQRWDEAEVSETDSLEANLPRDDKINEPYVPVTFHSKVTELGMLELWCVSSKTNGRWKLEFNVREED
- a CDS encoding DUF2760 domain-containing protein; the encoded protein is MGRIGLAFKLFFQILFNSDVAKRAETLSLPAPPKEESKQATPPPPPPKPKPAAPQGIDALVLLATLQREARFLDLFQEDLSEYEDAQIGAAVRDVQRDTKATLNRLFAIQPVRDEEEGNRIELPANIDAVEIRLVGNVQNEKPAGGTLVHRGWKATKCDVPKFNGTLTQAQVLNPAEVEV
- a CDS encoding MFS transporter, encoding MATDAASLEAASVRRDPIVQATPFFYGWVMLGVAMFTQYCTSPGQTYGVALFNKYIATTLATATFQQAHPGQAVVLSKELIDAEMVTVTTAYLLGTILAAFPVPWIGALADRWGLRRTITVTVALFGMACMFMSQVQGFYTLFIGFLAIRTLGQGSLTLLATNTADMWFQRKLGFANGIRNLSAPIAFGTFPIITIFLINELGWKQAYVALGVGVWLIMFPILIFIYRNHPEEIGQLPDGDKRGVREDGQPHDPGKLFLLPQLSLGDALQTRSFWIVLSFMTMWGMIGTALMFMVVPFIELRGLTEEDAQVVFLSMAVSMALCQFFGGILADRFKLNYLLAIGSTMLGVGVLTYWSINSVWMAGVYGVMFGMAQGISGAGSNSLLARYYGRAHLGKIKGFQMMTIVAGSAAGPYLMSVGKEYWGNYDRVLWLFATMFFVQAVACFFATPPAERKDIASPHTHPNLPNANHGTDPFTGAPSGDQPQPVVQAAD